In Campylobacter mucosalis, a single window of DNA contains:
- a CDS encoding FoF1 ATP synthase subunit B', with protein MLEINPSLVILTAVVFLGLIAILNPLLYKPMLKFIDDRNASIKIDEDSANKNVSDLSVYEAEVQSILQNARNEAGKIRQEAFNAAKNAATKEIESKRSALEASYESFLSTLNVQKDELKANLSQKMPELKTALSEKLVRI; from the coding sequence ATGTTAGAGATAAACCCATCTCTTGTTATCTTAACAGCTGTCGTTTTTCTAGGGCTTATAGCGATATTAAACCCTTTGCTTTATAAACCGATGCTAAAATTTATAGATGATAGAAATGCGTCTATAAAGATCGATGAAGATAGTGCCAACAAGAATGTTAGCGATCTTAGCGTTTATGAAGCAGAAGTGCAAAGTATCCTACAAAATGCTAGAAACGAAGCAGGAAAGATACGACAAGAAGCCTTTAATGCTGCTAAAAATGCTGCTACAAAGGAGATAGAGTCCAAGAGAAGTGCTCTTGAGGCTAGTTATGAGTCATTTTTAAGCACTCTTAATGTGCAAAAAGATGAGCTAAAAGCAAATTTAAGTCAAAAAATGCCTGAGCTTAAAACAGCTTTGAGCGAAAAATTAGTAAGAATTTAA
- a CDS encoding F0F1 ATP synthase subunit B, giving the protein MRKFTILLILPIFAFASSSGTNYDIIERTLNFLLFFGILLYFAAKPLKQMYLNRINGIANKLETIQDKLQASEHKKDEAIKKVEEAKLNAASLIETARKEAVLISEKVKKDSEQEIANLEKSFKEQQEFEERKMTKVVVNEILNEVFAGDNLKVDQKELVNIILKKVS; this is encoded by the coding sequence ATGAGAAAATTTACTATTTTACTTATCCTGCCTATATTTGCATTTGCTAGTAGTAGTGGGACAAACTATGACATAATAGAAAGAACACTAAACTTCTTGCTATTTTTTGGCATACTTTTATATTTTGCCGCAAAGCCTTTAAAACAGATGTATCTAAATAGAATTAATGGCATTGCAAACAAATTAGAAACAATACAAGATAAATTACAAGCTTCAGAACACAAAAAAGATGAGGCAATTAAAAAGGTTGAAGAAGCAAAGCTAAACGCTGCAAGTCTTATAGAAACAGCTAGAAAAGAGGCTGTTTTAATATCTGAAAAGGTTAAAAAAGATAGTGAGCAAGAGATAGCAAATCTCGAAAAGAGCTTCAAAGAACAGCAAGAATTTGAAGAGAGAAAGATGACAAAAGTCGTAGTAAATGAAATTTTAAACGAAGTATTTGCAGGCGATAATCTAAAAGTAGATCAAAAAGAGCTTGTAAATATTATCCTTAAAAAGGTTAGCTGA
- a CDS encoding F0F1 ATP synthase subunit delta yields the protein MNETTTKKYVKAILNGTDKIELENFIGSLDKISSAFNSNKFVNIINLPTLKTSSKVDFIISLAENPSVKFKNFIKLLGSNKRLGLIPNISAELKAQKSIIENIYIGEIYGNSSLSDSDIKMLEEKFSKRFNANIKLENSQNSYNGIKIELKDLGIEVSFSVDRLRAQLSEYILKAI from the coding sequence ATGAATGAAACAACAACCAAAAAATATGTCAAAGCAATCCTAAATGGAACAGATAAAATTGAGCTTGAAAATTTTATAGGTAGTTTAGATAAAATTTCTAGTGCTTTTAACTCAAACAAATTTGTAAATATTATAAATTTGCCGACATTAAAAACGTCATCAAAGGTTGATTTTATCATATCTTTAGCCGAAAATCCAAGTGTGAAATTTAAAAATTTCATAAAACTTCTTGGCTCAAACAAAAGATTAGGGCTGATACCAAATATATCTGCTGAGCTAAAAGCTCAAAAGTCAATTATAGAAAACATATATATCGGTGAGATATATGGAAATTCTAGCCTAAGTGATAGCGATATTAAAATGCTTGAAGAGAAATTTTCAAAACGTTTTAATGCAAATATAAAACTAGAAAATTCTCAAAATAGCTACAATGGAATTAAAATAGAGCTAAAAGACCTAGGAATAGAGGTGAGCTTCTCTGTTGATAGATTAAGAGCTCAATTAAGTGAATATATATTAAAAGCAATTTAA
- the atpA gene encoding F0F1 ATP synthase subunit alpha gives MSAKNRADEISAIIKERIENFDLSVDVEETGKVISVADGVANVYGLKNVMAGEMVEFESGERGMALNLEESSVGIVILGKTSNITEGSSVKRLKKLLRVPVGDALIGRVVNALGEPIDAKGPIEATETRFVEEKAKGIMARKSVHEPLQTGIKAIDALVPIGRGQRELIIGDRQTGKTTVAIDTIINQRGQDVVCIYVAIGQKQSTVAQVVKKLEEYGAMDYTIVVNAGASDTAALQYLAPYAGVTMGEYFRDNSRHALIIYDDLSKHAVAYREMSLILRRPPGREAYPGDVFYLHSRLLERASKLNDELGAGSLTALPIIETQAGDVSAYIPTNVISITDGQIFLETDLFNSGIRPAINVGLSVSRVGGAAQIKATKQVSGNLRLDLAQYRELQAFAQFASDLDESSRKQLERGQKMVEVLKQPPYSPLAVENQVLIIFAGAKGYLDDVPTTSVTKFEAELYPYIEAKYPEIFEQIRTKKALDKEAEELLHKALKDYKATFSAN, from the coding sequence GTGAGCGCAAAGAATAGAGCTGATGAAATTAGCGCAATAATCAAAGAAAGAATTGAAAATTTTGATTTAAGCGTTGATGTTGAGGAAACTGGTAAGGTTATCTCTGTTGCAGATGGCGTTGCAAACGTATATGGTCTTAAAAACGTTATGGCAGGAGAGATGGTTGAGTTTGAAAGTGGTGAAAGAGGTATGGCTCTTAACCTTGAAGAGAGTAGTGTAGGTATCGTTATTCTTGGCAAAACAAGCAACATTACAGAGGGAAGCTCTGTTAAACGTCTTAAAAAACTACTTCGTGTGCCAGTAGGTGACGCACTTATCGGACGTGTTGTAAATGCACTTGGTGAGCCAATAGACGCAAAAGGGCCTATTGAGGCTACTGAAACTCGCTTCGTTGAGGAAAAAGCTAAAGGTATTATGGCTAGAAAATCTGTTCACGAGCCACTTCAAACTGGCATTAAAGCGATTGACGCACTTGTGCCAATCGGTAGAGGTCAGCGTGAGTTAATCATAGGCGACCGCCAAACAGGTAAAACAACTGTTGCTATAGATACTATCATCAATCAAAGAGGTCAAGATGTTGTTTGTATCTATGTTGCTATCGGTCAAAAACAATCAACAGTCGCTCAGGTTGTAAAAAAACTTGAAGAGTATGGTGCTATGGACTATACTATCGTTGTAAATGCTGGTGCGTCTGATACAGCAGCACTTCAGTATCTAGCACCTTACGCTGGTGTAACAATGGGTGAGTATTTCCGCGATAACTCACGCCACGCACTTATAATATATGATGATCTATCAAAACACGCTGTTGCATATCGTGAGATGTCGCTTATTCTTCGCCGCCCACCAGGTCGAGAGGCATATCCTGGTGACGTTTTCTACCTACACTCAAGACTACTTGAAAGAGCAAGTAAGCTAAATGACGAGCTAGGTGCTGGTTCTTTAACAGCTCTACCTATCATCGAAACACAAGCGGGTGACGTTTCAGCGTATATTCCAACAAACGTTATATCTATTACAGACGGACAAATTTTCCTTGAAACCGATCTATTTAACTCAGGTATTCGTCCAGCTATTAACGTTGGCCTTTCAGTATCTCGTGTTGGTGGTGCTGCACAAATTAAAGCTACAAAACAAGTTTCAGGTAACCTAAGACTTGACCTAGCTCAATACCGCGAACTTCAAGCGTTTGCTCAGTTTGCAAGCGACCTTGATGAAAGCTCAAGAAAACAACTAGAGCGTGGTCAGAAGATGGTTGAAGTTCTAAAACAGCCGCCATATAGCCCACTTGCAGTAGAAAATCAAGTATTAATAATATTTGCTGGTGCAAAAGGCTATTTAGACGATGTTCCAACAACGAGTGTTACGAAATTTGAGGCAGAGCTTTATCCTTACATAGAGGCTAAATACCCTGAAATTTTTGAGCAAATTAGAACAAAAAAAGCACTTGATAAAGAAGCTGAAGAGCTATTACATAAAGCATTGAAAGACTATAAAGCGACTTTTTCTGCTAACTAA
- the atpG gene encoding ATP synthase F1 subunit gamma, translating to MSNLKDIKRNIKSVKNTQKTTRAMKLVSTAKLRKAEEAARKSRVYALKINEVLSEIAYKINQYGSVANESKFFDTNKNIEKVDIIFVTADKGLCGGFNVQTIKNVRRMIEEFKSKKIKVRLRAVGKKGIEFFNFQGIDLLETYIGTSSSPTYEKAQNIIQDAINDFVNGATDKIILIHNGYKNMISQEIRINDIAPIEPPKVDQIQTNSLMEFEPEDNNAQILDELLKKYFEYSMYYSLIDSLAAEHSSRMQAMDNATNNAKERVKQLNLAYNKARQESITTELIEIISGVESMK from the coding sequence ATGTCAAATTTAAAAGATATAAAACGAAATATCAAGAGTGTCAAAAATACACAAAAGACCACTCGTGCCATGAAACTTGTCTCTACCGCAAAGCTTAGAAAAGCGGAAGAGGCAGCACGTAAATCTCGTGTGTATGCACTTAAGATAAACGAAGTCCTTTCAGAGATAGCATATAAAATCAACCAGTATGGCTCGGTAGCAAATGAGAGCAAATTTTTTGATACCAACAAAAACATAGAAAAGGTTGATATTATATTTGTTACTGCAGATAAGGGACTTTGTGGTGGATTTAACGTTCAAACTATCAAAAACGTAAGAAGAATGATAGAGGAATTTAAATCCAAAAAAATCAAGGTGCGTTTGCGCGCAGTTGGCAAAAAAGGGATTGAATTTTTCAATTTTCAAGGCATTGATCTGCTTGAGACATACATAGGCACAAGCTCATCGCCAACCTATGAAAAAGCTCAAAATATTATACAAGATGCCATAAATGATTTTGTAAATGGTGCAACAGATAAGATCATACTTATACACAATGGCTATAAAAATATGATTTCTCAAGAGATCAGAATAAACGATATAGCACCTATTGAGCCACCAAAAGTTGATCAAATTCAGACAAATTCCCTAATGGAATTTGAACCTGAAGATAACAATGCTCAAATTTTAGACGAACTTTTGAAGAAGTATTTTGAGTATAGTATGTACTATTCGCTTATTGACTCTCTTGCAGCTGAGCATAGCTCAAGAATGCAAGCGATGGATAATGCAACAAATAACGCAAAAGAACGTGTAAAACAACTAAATCTTGCTTACAACAAAGCAAGACAAGAATCTATCACCACTGAGCTTATCGAGATTATCAGTGGCGTTGAATCAATGAAGTAA
- the atpD gene encoding F0F1 ATP synthase subunit beta, which translates to MKGIISQVMGPVVDVDFNDYLPKINEAIEVFFEVEGKKNRLVLEVAAHLGDNRVRTIAMDMSEGLTRGLEAKALGAPISVPVGEKVLGRIFNVVGELIDEGENINFDKHWSIHRDPPAFEEQSTKSEIFETGIKVVDLLAPYAKGGKVGLFGGAGVGKTVIIMELIHNVAFKHSGYSVFAGVGERTREGNDLYHEMKESNVLDKVALCYGQMNEPPGARNRIALTGLTMAEYFRDEMGLDVLMFIDNIFRFSQSGAEMSALLGRIPSAVGYQPTLASEMGKFQERITSTKKGSITSVQAVYVPADDLTDPAPATVFAHLDATTVLNRAIAEKGIYPAVDPLDSTSRMLDPQILGEDHYKVARGVQAVLQKYKDLQDIIAILGMDELSEEDKVTVDRARKIERFLSQPFFVAEVFTGSPGKYVTLEESIAGFKGILEGKYDHLPEAAFYMVGGIDEAIAKAEKLKA; encoded by the coding sequence ATGAAAGGTATTATTAGCCAAGTTATGGGGCCTGTCGTTGATGTTGATTTTAACGACTATCTCCCTAAAATTAACGAAGCTATCGAAGTTTTTTTCGAAGTTGAGGGCAAAAAAAATAGACTAGTTCTTGAGGTTGCTGCCCACCTAGGAGACAACAGAGTTAGAACAATTGCTATGGATATGAGCGAAGGTTTAACTCGTGGTCTTGAAGCTAAAGCACTTGGAGCACCTATTAGTGTTCCAGTTGGCGAGAAGGTTTTGGGTAGAATTTTTAACGTCGTTGGTGAACTTATTGACGAGGGCGAAAATATCAATTTTGACAAACACTGGTCAATTCACAGAGATCCGCCAGCATTTGAAGAACAAAGCACAAAGAGCGAAATTTTTGAAACCGGCATTAAGGTTGTTGATCTTCTTGCACCTTATGCAAAGGGCGGTAAAGTTGGACTATTTGGCGGTGCTGGTGTTGGTAAAACGGTTATTATTATGGAGCTTATCCATAACGTTGCGTTTAAACATAGCGGTTATTCTGTATTTGCGGGTGTTGGCGAGAGAACACGCGAAGGTAATGACCTTTATCACGAGATGAAAGAGTCAAATGTTTTGGATAAAGTTGCCCTATGCTACGGACAAATGAACGAGCCACCAGGAGCAAGAAATCGTATCGCACTAACTGGTCTTACAATGGCTGAGTATTTTAGAGATGAAATGGGTCTTGACGTGCTTATGTTTATAGATAATATCTTTAGATTTTCACAATCAGGTGCCGAAATGTCAGCACTTTTAGGACGTATTCCATCAGCCGTTGGTTATCAGCCAACTCTAGCAAGTGAAATGGGTAAATTTCAAGAGAGAATCACATCAACTAAAAAAGGCTCAATTACATCAGTTCAAGCCGTTTATGTTCCAGCTGACGACCTTACCGACCCAGCACCAGCGACCGTTTTTGCTCACCTTGACGCAACAACCGTTCTAAACAGAGCTATTGCAGAAAAGGGTATTTATCCGGCGGTTGACCCACTTGATTCTACTTCACGTATGCTTGATCCGCAAATTTTAGGCGAAGATCACTACAAGGTAGCACGTGGCGTTCAAGCAGTTTTACAAAAGTATAAAGATTTGCAAGACATCATAGCAATTCTTGGTATGGACGAGCTTAGTGAAGAGGATAAAGTAACTGTTGATAGAGCTAGAAAGATCGAAAGATTCCTATCTCAGCCATTCTTCGTTGCAGAAGTATTTACAGGAAGCCCTGGCAAATACGTAACTCTTGAGGAGAGTATAGCTGGATTTAAGGGGATTTTAGAAGGCAAATATGACCACTTGCCAGAAGCAGCATTTTATATGGTTGGTGGCATAGACGAAGCGATAGCCAAGGCTGAAAAACTTAAAGCTTAA
- the atpC gene encoding ATP synthase F1 subunit epsilon: MNTMHLEIVTPQGKIFSDEVNSVVLPGSDGEFGVLPNHASLISLLSSGIIDIENKDKKHDVVAINWGYAKIDEGKVVVLADGAVYVAGNSESDLANSLQQARELIESMSSNTSVFANTIAKMENIVKAR; the protein is encoded by the coding sequence ATGAATACAATGCATCTTGAAATAGTGACCCCTCAAGGTAAAATTTTTTCAGATGAAGTAAATAGCGTAGTGCTCCCAGGAAGTGATGGTGAGTTTGGCGTATTGCCAAACCACGCTTCGTTAATATCTCTACTTAGTTCAGGTATCATTGATATAGAAAATAAAGATAAAAAACACGACGTGGTTGCCATAAACTGGGGATACGCAAAGATAGACGAAGGCAAAGTGGTAGTTTTAGCCGATGGAGCCGTCTACGTAGCAGGGAATAGCGAGAGCGATCTTGCAAATTCTTTACAACAAGCTCGCGAACTTATAGAGAGCATGAGTAGCAATACAAGCGTTTTTGCAAACACTATTGCAAAAATGGAAAATATAGTGAAAGCAAGATAA
- a CDS encoding MotA/TolQ/ExbB proton channel family protein, whose product MGGIDIFLNYISRSSFITIVVLSWLSIYFIISFTILFSRTAGLGAWQKIEQTALESLLMGAKTLPQDASLRKCLSGKITKEKLNVCISIAEKNATSGLVWLSIIASTSPFIGLFGTVISILETFSGLGNGSNASLGVIAPAISEALVATGAGIFVAIPAYTFNLLIKRKAYELMGTIEREADVLLSMKEEA is encoded by the coding sequence GTGGGCGGAATAGATATATTTTTAAACTACATATCAAGAAGTAGTTTTATTACCATAGTTGTTTTAAGCTGGTTATCTATATATTTTATAATCAGCTTTACCATACTTTTCTCACGAACAGCCGGTCTTGGTGCTTGGCAAAAAATTGAGCAAACTGCACTAGAATCGCTTCTTATGGGGGCAAAAACACTCCCGCAAGATGCGTCCTTAAGAAAGTGCTTATCTGGAAAAATAACAAAAGAAAAGTTAAATGTCTGCATAAGTATAGCTGAAAAAAATGCGACAAGTGGGCTTGTGTGGTTAAGCATTATAGCTTCAACATCTCCTTTTATAGGTCTTTTTGGAACTGTTATATCGATTCTTGAAACGTTTTCAGGGCTTGGAAATGGCAGTAATGCCTCTCTTGGAGTGATAGCACCAGCCATATCAGAAGCATTAGTTGCTACTGGTGCTGGTATATTTGTGGCTATTCCGGCATATACTTTTAATCTTTTAATAAAACGAAAAGCTTACGAACTAATGGGAACAATAGAGCGAGAAGCTGATGTTTTACTTAGTATGAAAGAAGAAGCATAG
- a CDS encoding biopolymer transporter ExbD → MKFDNDAPELNITPLVDIMLVLLAILMVTMPTITYQEDIKLPDGSKTKASSVKQKDLVVLINEKRQVRIEQSLMSIEEFPDNVILMSQKYDKESPIYIKADKNLKYDDVMFVLKSLKNAGFSKVALQTNG, encoded by the coding sequence ATGAAATTTGATAATGATGCTCCGGAGTTAAATATAACTCCGCTGGTTGATATTATGCTTGTTCTTCTGGCTATCCTTATGGTCACTATGCCAACCATAACATATCAAGAGGATATAAAACTCCCTGACGGCTCAAAAACAAAAGCCTCATCTGTTAAACAAAAAGATTTAGTTGTGTTAATCAACGAAAAAAGACAGGTCAGAATAGAGCAAAGCTTAATGAGCATAGAGGAATTCCCAGATAATGTCATTTTGATGAGCCAAAAGTATGACAAAGAGTCACCAATATACATAAAAGCTGATAAAAATTTAAAATATGATGATGTTATGTTTGTGCTAAAAAGCCTGAAAAATGCTGGTTTTAGCAAGGTAGCACTGCAAACAAACGGATAA
- a CDS encoding TonB C-terminal domain-containing protein: MFTEPAKRYTDDKDAFIDILVPDQKEEKNELKAPEQKEEIKKEEKQQEEKKEQPKPQTTNKPVIPDEPLPTPTLPPEPKEQKQPEPKPIPQITEEAQEIAKDEPKEQKPDIKNLFSDIDTSKLKPSEKPKEQKTQSRLKNEQSEQKPSTAASDIIKSLKLDKTASTPKEQKTGIYNPLLGAITKQIERRWRSYKANTADVAEISVTIDGSGNFSYKILKLPYNENFNKKVQECLEILSNEKFPFSPNGTPITLNLKLEDKLETQ, translated from the coding sequence ATGTTTACAGAACCAGCAAAAAGATATACAGACGATAAAGACGCTTTTATAGATATTTTAGTCCCTGATCAAAAAGAGGAAAAAAATGAGCTAAAAGCACCAGAGCAAAAAGAAGAGATCAAAAAAGAAGAAAAACAGCAAGAGGAAAAAAAAGAGCAACCAAAGCCACAAACGACAAATAAGCCAGTCATACCAGATGAGCCGTTGCCAACTCCTACACTGCCACCAGAACCAAAAGAGCAAAAGCAACCTGAGCCAAAACCAATCCCACAAATAACAGAAGAAGCTCAAGAGATAGCAAAAGATGAGCCAAAAGAGCAAAAACCAGATATTAAAAATTTATTTAGCGATATAGATACAAGCAAATTAAAGCCAAGCGAAAAACCGAAAGAGCAAAAGACTCAGTCTAGACTTAAAAATGAACAAAGTGAGCAAAAGCCAAGCACAGCAGCAAGCGATATTATAAAAAGTCTAAAACTTGATAAAACAGCCTCCACACCAAAAGAGCAAAAAACGGGCATTTATAATCCGCTTCTTGGTGCTATAACAAAACAAATAGAACGCAGGTGGCGTAGCTACAAAGCAAATACCGCCGATGTTGCGGAAATTTCTGTAACTATCGACGGAAGCGGGAATTTTAGCTACAAAATTTTAAAACTTCCGTATAATGAAAATTTCAATAAAAAAGTCCAAGAGTGCCTAGAAATTTTAAGCAACGAGAAATTCCCGTTCTCGCCAAATGGCACACCTATTACTTTAAATTTAAAATTAGAAGATAAACTAGAAACACAATAA
- the tolB gene encoding Tol-Pal system protein TolB — translation MKKIIVFISFALALFATDATISVINQGIALPKIVLQDATTLISDPAFKDKFFKIMLGDLKVSSDFEIIEDHVSTTYEGDSQTNTMSDKGAELIFRYVLEGSANSDLSLKVKLIDAKKASVKYEKIYTMTGSKYPFLAHKSIVELVNELNLPPVGWMEKYIIFSKYTSAKESEIAVADYTLTYQKTIVRGGLNIFPKWAGAEQNAFYYTTYINNKPTLFRYDLNSGTKAKIIDSNGMLIASDVSKDGRKILLTMAPKDQPDIYVYSLDSKNLTQVTNYIGIDVNGNFVDDDQRIVFVSDRLGYPNIFSVSSSGGSVEQMVYHGKNNNSVSTYGSYIVYSSRESSDDPSNSFNIYLISTQTDFIRQLTASGKNNYPRFSSDGQSVVFIKQLGSQSSLGVIRLNENRSFQFPLKIGKIQSIDW, via the coding sequence ATGAAAAAAATCATAGTTTTCATATCTTTCGCACTAGCTCTTTTTGCGACAGATGCGACTATTTCGGTCATAAACCAAGGAATAGCACTACCAAAAATAGTGCTTCAAGACGCTACAACGTTAATTAGCGACCCAGCATTTAAAGATAAATTTTTTAAAATTATGCTTGGCGATTTAAAGGTCAGCTCTGATTTTGAGATCATAGAAGATCACGTAAGCACGACATATGAGGGCGACTCTCAAACAAATACAATGAGCGATAAGGGTGCTGAGCTAATCTTTAGATATGTTCTTGAAGGCTCAGCAAATTCAGATCTATCTTTAAAAGTAAAGCTAATTGATGCAAAAAAGGCAAGTGTAAAATATGAGAAAATTTACACTATGACAGGCTCAAAATATCCATTTTTGGCACATAAAAGCATAGTTGAGCTAGTAAATGAGCTAAATTTACCACCAGTTGGCTGGATGGAAAAGTATATTATTTTCTCAAAATACACATCAGCCAAAGAGAGCGAAATAGCAGTAGCTGACTACACTTTAACATATCAAAAAACAATAGTAAGAGGCGGATTAAACATATTCCCAAAATGGGCTGGAGCTGAGCAAAACGCTTTTTACTACACAACATACATAAACAACAAACCAACACTTTTTAGATACGACCTAAATAGTGGGACAAAGGCAAAGATTATCGATAGTAACGGTATGCTAATAGCCTCTGACGTAAGCAAAGATGGAAGAAAAATTTTACTAACTATGGCTCCAAAAGATCAACCTGACATATATGTTTATAGTCTTGATAGCAAAAATTTAACTCAAGTCACAAACTACATTGGTATTGATGTTAATGGAAATTTCGTAGATGACGATCAACGCATAGTTTTCGTATCAGATAGACTTGGCTATCCAAATATATTTTCAGTAAGCTCTAGCGGCGGTAGCGTCGAGCAAATGGTATATCACGGCAAAAACAACAACTCAGTTAGCACCTATGGTAGCTACATAGTCTATTCTAGCCGTGAAAGCTCAGACGATCCAAGCAACTCATTTAACATATATCTAATCTCAACCCAAACCGATTTTATAAGACAGCTAACGGCTAGTGGTAAAAACAACTATCCAAGATTTTCAAGCGACGGGCAGAGTGTTGTATTTATAAAACAGCTTGGATCTCAAAGCTCACTTGGTGTTATTAGACTAAATGAAAATAGAAGTTTCCAATTTCCATTAAAAATAGGCAAAATTCAGTCAATAGATTGGTAA
- a CDS encoding OmpA family protein: MKKIVLASVAVAALVFSGCSSKAPEVDTNANMNSSSNSMSDDDRLNALIASIQGQVKNVYFDFDKFNVKADQQGVVSSNASLFNQADAQALSVKVEGNCDEWGTDEYNYALGLKRAKSVKDALVSNGVSADRIAVVSFGESNPVCSDKSKACDAQNRRVEFKVLP; this comes from the coding sequence ATGAAAAAAATTGTTCTAGCAAGTGTTGCCGTTGCGGCGTTAGTTTTTAGTGGTTGTAGCTCAAAAGCCCCAGAGGTAGACACAAACGCAAATATGAATAGCTCATCAAACTCAATGAGCGATGATGACAGACTAAATGCTCTAATTGCAAGCATTCAAGGTCAAGTTAAAAATGTATATTTTGACTTTGACAAATTCAATGTTAAAGCAGATCAGCAAGGCGTAGTAAGCTCAAACGCTTCACTATTTAACCAAGCTGACGCTCAAGCTCTATCAGTAAAAGTAGAAGGTAACTGCGACGAGTGGGGTACAGATGAGTACAACTATGCTCTTGGACTTAAGCGTGCTAAAAGCGTAAAAGACGCTCTTGTAAGCAATGGCGTATCGGCTGATAGAATAGCTGTTGTAAGTTTTGGCGAAAGCAACCCTGTTTGCTCAGACAAATCAAAAGCTTGTGACGCTCAAAATAGACGTGTAGAATTTAAAGTTCTTCCATAA
- a CDS encoding FKBP-type peptidyl-prolyl cis-trans isomerase has protein sequence MSKEQVVTMFYELKDANTGEILESNMQGGTQISFLTGRGHVIEKLEEEVLKLQTGDRKEIKIKAAEACGEYNNEAVQALPKEQFAGIELVTGMELFGQNEDGSSVRVIVKEIKDDEVVVDFNHPYAGKDLLFNVEILEIREASEDEKATGMVAGAHTCGCGGGDHGHHHHHGGGGCCGGHGGGGCGCAGEDDDDDHHHHGGCCGGHHH, from the coding sequence ATGAGCAAAGAACAAGTTGTAACAATGTTTTATGAACTAAAAGACGCAAATACAGGCGAAATTTTAGAGTCAAATATGCAAGGTGGGACACAAATTTCATTCCTTACTGGTCGTGGACACGTTATTGAAAAGCTAGAAGAAGAGGTTTTAAAGCTACAAACTGGAGATAGAAAAGAGATAAAAATCAAAGCAGCCGAGGCTTGTGGAGAATACAACAATGAGGCCGTACAAGCACTACCAAAAGAGCAATTTGCAGGTATCGAGCTAGTAACTGGTATGGAGCTTTTTGGACAAAATGAAGACGGCTCAAGCGTTAGAGTAATCGTAAAAGAGATAAAAGATGATGAAGTTGTAGTAGATTTTAACCACCCTTACGCTGGTAAAGACCTGCTTTTTAACGTTGAAATTTTAGAGATTAGAGAGGCAAGTGAGGATGAGAAAGCCACTGGTATGGTAGCCGGAGCTCACACTTGCGGATGTGGCGGAGGTGATCACGGACATCACCATCATCACGGCGGTGGCGGATGTTGTGGTGGACACGGCGGTGGCGGATGCGGATGTGCTGGAGAGGACGATGATGACGATCATCACCACCACGGCGGATGTTGTGGCGGACACCATCACTAA